From a single Lates calcarifer isolate ASB-BC8 linkage group LG12, TLL_Latcal_v3, whole genome shotgun sequence genomic region:
- the alpl gene encoding alkaline phosphatase, tissue-nonspecific isozyme — translation MLWLSRVIRQPHTDDNMKVTTLLIICSCLILGSLGKPQFPEKEKDPKYWNAGAQQTLRTALTLQTLNTNKAKNLILFLGDGMGIPTVTAARILKGQLNGQSGEETQLEMDKFPFVSLAKTYNTNAQVPDSAGTATAYLCGVKANEGTVGVSAAAVRSQCNTTEGNEVTSILRWAKDAGKSVGIVTTTRVNHATPSASYAHSVDRDWYSDNEMPAEALQAGCKDIARQLFENIPNIDVIMGGGRKYMFPKNTSDVEYPSVAKHSGTRKDERNLVQEWIDRMKDKKGHYVWNKKQLLSLNPNNVDYLLGLFEPGDLTYDLERNTETDPSLTEMVEVAIKILRKNPSGFYLLVEGGRIDHGHHEGKAKQALYEAVEMDRAIGRADLMTSIHDTMTIVTADHSHMFNFGGYTARGNTIFGLAPMLSDVDQKPFTSILYGNGPGYKLVNGVRENVSTIDYEENNYQAQAAVPLSMETHGGEDVAVFAKGPLAHLLHGVHEQNYIPHVMAYAACIGQNREHCMSRSGTADLRPVLSGIVALLTVTRLLC, via the exons ATGTTATGGCTGTCTAGAGTAATACGTCAGCCACACACAGACGACAACATGAAGGTGACAACCCTGCTCATCATTTGCTCCTGTCTGATCTTAGGGAGTCTGGGGAAGCCACAATTCCCTG agaaagagaaggatcCGAAGTATTGGAATGCGGGGGCTCAGCAGACCCTAAGGACAGCTCTGACTCTGCAAACTCTCaatacaaacaaagcaaaaaatctCATCCTCTTCCTCGGAGATG GCATGGGCATTCCCACGGTGACAGCTGCTCGGATTTTGAAGGGTCAGCTGAACGGACAGAGTGGAGAAGAGACGCAGCTGGAGATGGACAAATTCCCTTTTGTATCTTTGGCCAAG ACCTACAACACTAATGCACAGGTGCCAGACAGCGCAGGCACAGCTACAGCTTACCTCTGTGGAGTCAAGGCCAACGAAGGTACGGTGGGCGTGAGTGCAGCTGCTGTCCGATCCCAGTGTAACACCACAGAAGGAAACGAGGTCACCTCCATCCTCAGATGGGCTAAGGATGCAG GCAAGTCAGTGGGAATAGTGACGACAACCCGTGTCAACCATGCGACTCCCAGTGCTTCTTACGCCCACAGTGTGGACAGAGACTGGTACTCTGACAATGAGATGCCAGCTGAAGCCCTGCAGGCCGGCTGCAAGGATATCGCCAGACAGCTCTTCGAAAACATTCCCAACATTGAT GTGATTATGGGTGGAGGGAGGAAGTACATGTTCCCCAAAAACACATCGGATGTTGAGTACCCTAGTGTGGCGAAGCACAGCGGCACACGGAAAGACGAAAGAAACCTGGTGCAGGAGTGGATTGACAGAATGAAGGATAAA AAAGGCCATTATGTATGGAACAAGAAGCAGCTCTTATCACTGAACCCTAACAATGTGGATTACTTATTGG GTCTCTTTGAACCTGGGGATCTGACGTATGACTTGGAGAGGAACACCGAAACTGATCCTTCATTGACGGAAATGGTTGAAGTGGCCATCAAGATCCTGAGGAAGAACCCCAGTGGATTTTACCTGCTTGTAGAAG gGGGACGTATTGACCATGGACACCATGAGGGCAAGGCCAAGCAAGCTCTGTACGAAGCTGTGGAAATGGACCGGGCCATAGGCCGGGCAGATCTCATGACAAGCATCCACGATACAATGACCATAGTTACTGCTGACCATTCTCACATGTTCAACTTTGGAGGCTACACAGCCAGAGGAAACACAATATTTG GTCTGGCCCCCATGTTGAGTGATGTTGATCAAAAGCCCTTCACCTCCATTTTGTATGGGAACGGACCAGGGTATAAACTTGTCAATGGTGTGAGGGAGAATGTGTCCACTATTGACTACG aggaaaacaactaCCAGGCCCAGGCGGCCGTACCTCTGAGCATGGAGACTCATGGAGGAGAGGATGTTGCTGTATTTGCTAAAGGTCCCCTGGCTCACCTGCTTCATGGGGTCCATGAGCAGAACTACATCCCCCATGTAATGGCATATGCAGCCTGCATCGGCCAGAACAGGGAACACTGTATGTCGCGCTCAGGGACTGCTGATTTACGCCCCGTCCTCTCTGGCATCGTAGCCCTTCTCACAGTCACCCGACTTCTCTGCTGA